A genomic segment from Tessaracoccus defluvii encodes:
- the dinB gene encoding DNA polymerase IV translates to MRVIAHVDMDAFYASVEMARNPELRQVPMFVGGSTRGVVLSANYPARRYGITAGMPSSRARRMCPQVAVVHPDFDHYSAVSAGIREIFEALTDRVEMASIDEAFIDLTSALRRLGGDPVEIGERLRVQVTDEQGVACSVGIGPSKFIAKLASKQAKPDGLVRVVDAEVIDFLHPLPVEAIWGVGEVTAERLHRLGLTTVRDLAATPRATLQRAMGDNQGALLFDLAWGRDDRSVLAREPAEHSVGSQETFGQDTDDEAVVRTEILRMADRTAARMRAQGMVTRTVTLSVRFADFTTITRTGTLPAWTDRTNDLYAEAVRLFTRLNLQRARVRRVGVRAEKLVLKSGTYRQPALDEPARGWEEAESAIDRAVLRFGPKAVQRARLARR, encoded by the coding sequence ATGCGGGTGATCGCCCACGTGGACATGGACGCCTTCTACGCGTCGGTGGAGATGGCACGCAACCCGGAGCTGCGGCAGGTGCCGATGTTCGTCGGCGGCTCCACCCGCGGTGTGGTGCTGTCCGCCAACTATCCGGCCCGCAGGTACGGGATCACGGCTGGCATGCCGTCGAGCCGGGCCAGGCGGATGTGCCCGCAGGTCGCGGTGGTCCACCCCGACTTCGACCACTACTCGGCCGTCTCGGCCGGCATCCGGGAGATCTTCGAGGCGCTGACCGACCGGGTGGAGATGGCCTCCATCGACGAGGCGTTCATCGACCTGACCAGCGCGCTGCGCCGCCTCGGCGGAGACCCGGTGGAGATCGGGGAGCGGCTGCGGGTGCAGGTGACAGACGAGCAGGGTGTGGCCTGCTCCGTCGGCATCGGGCCGAGCAAGTTCATCGCGAAGCTGGCCTCGAAGCAGGCCAAGCCAGACGGGCTGGTGCGGGTGGTCGACGCCGAGGTGATCGACTTCCTGCACCCGCTGCCCGTCGAGGCGATCTGGGGTGTCGGGGAGGTCACCGCAGAGCGGCTGCACCGGCTCGGGCTCACCACGGTCCGTGACCTGGCCGCCACCCCCCGCGCCACGCTGCAGCGGGCCATGGGCGACAACCAGGGGGCGCTGCTGTTCGACCTGGCGTGGGGGCGTGACGACCGCTCGGTGCTGGCCCGCGAACCCGCGGAACACAGCGTCGGCTCACAGGAGACGTTCGGCCAGGACACGGACGACGAGGCGGTGGTGCGCACCGAGATCCTGCGCATGGCAGACCGGACCGCGGCCAGGATGCGGGCACAGGGGATGGTCACCCGGACGGTGACGCTGTCGGTGCGGTTCGCCGATTTCACCACCATCACCAGGACGGGGACCCTGCCCGCCTGGACGGATCGCACCAACGATCTGTACGCGGAGGCGGTGCGGCTGTTCACCAGGCTGAACCTGCAGCGGGCGCGGGTGCGCCGGGTCGGCGTCCGGGCCGAGAAGCTGGTCCTGAAGTCCGGCACCTACCGGCAGCCGGCACTGGACGAGCCCGCGCGCGGCTGGGAGGAGGCGGAGAGCGCCATCGACCGGGCGGTGCTGCGTTTCGGCCCGAAGGCGGTGCAGCGCGCCAGGCTGGCGCGTCGCTGA
- a CDS encoding DUF3040 domain-containing protein: protein MALSEQERKLLEQLEASLMAEDPKLADTLSGSAATRVHRRKAALAGLGFMVGVVTLLIGVQIHPAVSIVGFLVMLGAALLGISSWARADGSPQPSKPAGPKPTPSSGSGSDFMSRLDERWRREHGDK from the coding sequence ATGGCGCTTTCTGAACAGGAACGCAAGCTGCTGGAGCAGCTTGAGGCCTCCCTGATGGCCGAGGACCCGAAGCTCGCCGACACCCTGAGCGGTTCGGCGGCCACGCGGGTGCACCGCAGGAAGGCCGCACTCGCCGGCCTCGGCTTCATGGTCGGAGTGGTCACCCTGCTGATCGGGGTCCAGATCCATCCTGCTGTCAGCATCGTGGGCTTCCTGGTGATGCTCGGCGCCGCACTGCTCGGCATCTCCTCGTGGGCACGTGCAGACGGCTCCCCGCAGCCCAGCAAGCCGGCCGGTCCGAAGCCGACACCGTCGTCGGGTTCGGGTTCCGACTTCATGAGCCGGCTCGACGAGCGCTGGCGCCGCGAACACGGCGACAAGTAG
- a CDS encoding transglutaminase family protein, producing MALSLVLALVIPLGEKHPWTQGGPDGPIQLTDPTVHLEEDLRRPKDTRVLTYVSDDGEPHYLRTVALSDFSDDGLRLVPMQLNRFGLDRASSQPGREVTLDVTMGPIRSEYLPAAFTPRRIDAAGEWLFDPATLTLVASGADRTAQTINLDYSVTSVVPTADRDEIATAAAGAVDDPVYLTVPSLSPEVTALTNEVVAGATTAGGKALAIQDFLRSDEFTYTLTAPTVAANSVLDAFLLEDRSGYCIHFAAAMVAMARMEGIGARMAIGFTGGTQLEDGSFEVSSHDAHAWPELYFDSLGWIPFEPTPAVDGAGMPDPTATPTTTGGPSASPTGSETTTAPPTTASPTPTPGTGGQGGGSARIALTILAVLLGIAVLGCVPAVVRVAVRLRRLRPGQSAEAAIDGAWTEAGALFADYALAWPSVSPGRAAAAAVTQLPPQGAAAFAALGSTLERSRFARDGDAGTQVTAQVTALRHAIDRAATPAQRLRARFLPRSLWPGRR from the coding sequence GTGGCACTGTCCCTGGTGCTGGCGCTCGTCATCCCCCTCGGCGAGAAGCACCCGTGGACCCAGGGCGGCCCGGATGGTCCCATCCAGTTGACCGACCCGACGGTGCATCTGGAGGAAGACCTGCGGCGCCCCAAGGACACGCGCGTGTTGACCTACGTGTCCGACGACGGCGAACCCCACTATCTGCGCACCGTCGCGCTGTCCGACTTCTCGGACGACGGCCTGCGCCTGGTGCCCATGCAGCTGAACCGGTTCGGCCTCGACCGGGCCTCCTCGCAGCCGGGACGGGAGGTGACCCTCGACGTCACGATGGGTCCCATCCGCTCCGAGTACCTGCCCGCCGCCTTCACTCCGCGCCGCATCGACGCGGCGGGTGAATGGTTGTTCGATCCCGCGACCCTGACCCTCGTCGCCTCCGGCGCCGACCGGACCGCACAGACCATCAACCTGGACTACTCGGTGACCTCCGTGGTCCCGACGGCGGACCGCGACGAGATCGCCACGGCCGCAGCCGGCGCCGTCGACGATCCCGTCTATCTGACGGTTCCGTCCCTGTCGCCGGAGGTCACCGCCCTGACCAACGAGGTGGTGGCCGGAGCCACCACTGCCGGAGGGAAGGCCCTGGCCATCCAGGACTTCCTCCGCTCAGACGAGTTCACCTACACGCTCACCGCCCCGACCGTCGCCGCCAACTCGGTGCTCGATGCGTTCCTGCTGGAGGACCGTTCCGGTTACTGCATCCACTTCGCGGCTGCCATGGTGGCCATGGCCCGGATGGAGGGCATCGGGGCGCGGATGGCGATCGGTTTCACCGGAGGCACCCAACTGGAGGACGGCTCGTTCGAGGTCAGCTCGCACGACGCCCATGCCTGGCCCGAGCTGTATTTCGATTCGCTCGGCTGGATCCCGTTCGAGCCGACCCCCGCTGTCGACGGCGCCGGCATGCCCGACCCGACCGCCACGCCCACCACCACCGGCGGACCCAGCGCATCGCCCACCGGGTCGGAGACGACCACGGCTCCCCCGACGACTGCGTCCCCGACGCCGACGCCCGGGACGGGCGGCCAGGGCGGGGGCTCGGCCCGCATCGCGCTGACCATCCTGGCTGTCCTGCTCGGGATCGCGGTCCTCGGCTGCGTCCCCGCGGTCGTCAGGGTGGCCGTGCGGTTGCGGCGGCTCCGCCCCGGGCAGTCCGCCGAGGCGGCCATCGACGGCGCCTGGACGGAGGCCGGAGCCCTGTTCGCCGACTATGCCCTGGCCTGGCCGTCCGTCTCCCCCGGCCGGGCAGCGGCCGCCGCGGTGACCCAGCTGCCACCCCAGGGAGCCGCCGCGTTCGCGGCCCTCGGGTCGACGTTGGAGCGGAGCCGATTCGCCCGGGACGGCGACGCCGGCACCCAGGTGACGGCGCAGGTGACAGCATTGCGGCACGCCATCGACCGGGCAGCGACACCCGCCCAGCGGCTCCGGGCGCGGTTCCTGCCGCGTTCCCTGTGGCCGGGTCGCAGGTAA